The sequence CTGATCTAATATGTTTTTCTGTCACAAGAGTAATCTATGGAgatacagatttttttgtttccccttGATTGCACTATTAAACTTGTGACTTATGATAATTCACAATATATAATGGAGCTGATGTCTCATGACACTGTAGTTTCAGACATCTAAATATTGTGAATGAATCTATCTGTTACTGAAGAATGCCAGGAACGTAACAAATTAAGcactgtttttcattttaatgctggCTTCATTCCTGCATGACAAGTGCATGGACAATCAGCTACTGCATTGCTTTTGCTCTATAAATGATTCACTGGTTCCCTTTATTTGAAATGTTagactgaataaaaaaaagaattgcAGTTAATTAATTAGACAGGGTGAATGTGGGAGGAAAGTCCagctgcaaatatttttctgaacatCTGAACAGAATTGCTTAGTATGGAATAATTACTGCAAACAGTTTTATACTTTGCAGATAACTTCATACCCTTTTTTACAGATCTTTTCATCTGAGAATGTCATAGCATTAAGAAAAGCACTAACTACAGCTATCCCTTTTCTGCTCTTATGAAGCAGTGATACATCACCAGTGGCTTCATTCCTATTTGCCTCAAGCCTTACAGCCTTATTTGCCTCAAGCCTTACAATGAACTGGACTGGAAAAGACTAGGCAATACAAAAGATTTTTGGTATGGCATTTTCCTGGAAGCTCTTTGCAGCTCTCAGCCCTTATACCTCgacattttttatatttcatactTGAATTTTTCACCAAGGTTTAGATGCAAGGATCCTTAAGGGATGTTAATAACAAGTAAGGAATTACCCAGTCTCCAGTATGTTTTAATGAACAAGCACCAGTGTATTGGCAATTCAGCATCCAGTTTCTTCCTTGCAGCTATTAACAAAGGTACAAATTCTCAGAATTGtcaaggattttttaaaaattatttttacaaattGTTATGAGAACCAGACTCTTCCTCTGAATTATTCTACTTATTCTATCTATATTAAATTAATGCAGATTTGTAACCAACTGTATTTCTTCTTAACTAAATGTACAGCTCTATAATTGTCTATATCTTTACTTCTTGCTGAAGGTGCACACTTTTCAGCTGGGCTGCCTCAGCCCCTGAGTGCTGAGGTTCTCACTCCTACCTCTGTCTCAGTAGCGTCTCATCTAAAGAATGAATGTTTCATCTAAATCAGGCATTAAAGTATTCAAGAATAAACTCTTCCTTATTCTTCCACTGAAGAATCATGAGAGGATACTGAGTTTCTTGCTTCTAGCAtgtaatgactttttttttttcttgtttgtttctgATTTCTAGGTGTGGGCTTAGCTGCCCGGAAACTAGGTGGCCTGGCAAGGCCTGACATTATCATCAGTATGAAAGGGGACATAGTGACCATCAGAACTGAAAGCACCTTCAAAAATACAAGCATTTCCTTCAAACTGGGCCAGCAGTTTGATGAAACAACAGCAGATGACCGGAAAGTCAAGGTAAGGGGGCTGATGATCTCTGATTGGTCTGAACACCTCATAGAAGAACACCATGGGAAATTTTATCTACGCCCTTAGTGCACCTTGAGTTTTCCAAACTATTAAAATAAAGCACTGAAAGAGACACAGTATAGTGCTGAATATAATGTTACGGAGCGTGCCATTATCCCCGAGTGCATATCTTGCTCAACACAAGGTGAATTGCTGCTCTAAACTGCAAAGCTCAGCCTGCAGTCTGAAACTCTTCTCTTGGAATTTGCAGAGTGTTGTAACCTTGGAGAAAGGGTCATTGGTGCAAGTGCAGAAGTGGAATGGCAAAGAGACCACGATAAAGAGAAGACTTGTTGATGGGAAGATGGTGGTGGTAAGTTCACGTTCCTTGTACACTGCTAAAGGTCAGCCGGATACAGCCTTCAGTACGTTTCTGTCTAAACAGACTATCAAGTTAGGCTTACTCTTTGAATAATGAAACAAattaaaggagagaaaaatggaaCCAAGCTTAGAAAACAGCtggaaagaaattaatgttgTTGCATACAACAACTTGTCTTTAAAGTGACTATATTGGCAGAGCTGCCATAAGTTGACAGCATACTTACTACTCTCAACATTATTATTCTTAAAAGGAATAAGgtttaaaaataacagaaacctgtgaaatggaaacaaaagtttccGAGCAGGGTACTGCTGTCCCTGAAACAGTTCCTTCCTTTTCACTATCTTGGCCAAGACAGGGAGAGAAAACATTTTAGGGACCCTCATTGTAAGGGTCACTATTAAAATTAAGATTTCACTTTGTTCATTAAAGTTTTTAAATATTGGAGTCAAACTAATTTTGGCAACTTGTTTGAAGTCAGCAGCATTACACTTTTACATGTGAGGTCGTTCTCACTGTCTTTTGTTATAAGTTCTCAtatgtagaatcatagaattgtttgggttgaaaggaacTTTAGAGAACATCTAATTCCAACCCACTGTCACAAACAAGGACacattccactagaccaggttacccaaaccccatccagtctgatcttgaacatttccagggatggggcatccacaacttctctgggtaacttgttccagtgcctccCTATCCTCAtggtaaagaatttcttcctaatatctaatccaAACCTCCCTTctctcagtttaaagccattcccccttgtcctgccactaCACAGCCCTGTAAAAAGTccatctccagctctcttgaAACTTCCCTTTATGTAGGAAAGTTGATTTGGTTTTGCATCTCCACATGGCTGCATTTCTGTGTAAGATTTTCTTATTATTAAACCCTCTTCATAAAGCAGAGATGTAAAGTGTCTCTTCTGTCAGCATCCTGCTGTCTGCCCCTTGCCTCATAGAGGGCTGTGGAGGACTCCTCCTCTTTTGCAGACcaaggaagtatttttttaacatcCTGTCACCTTTGTTGCATGTATCCTGTGAGTCAACAGCAGCCACTGGGGTTAGAGGGtcaagagaaatattttgtgaCTCAGAGGGGCAAAGATTTTTAGGCCTGACCTTTGAAATACCCAGGTTACTTCTGCTTCTACACAAAAAACCCTTACTACTTTGAAAATTTGAAAGCATTGGTGGGCCATGATATAAACACTTGGTGAGGCTAATATTTCTGACAAGCCAACAATAATACCAAGGAAAGTAAATTTGTTTGTAGAAGCTGAACCTAATTTTGCAATCCTTTTGTCATTAAATGCCACTTAATGTAAGTTTAAAgctattaaaatagaaacagcTCTATTTGCAATATAAAAATAGCTTTGCTGTAAAAACATCTGGATTTTCATTGACTTCAGAGGCTACTGCAGCAGACGCAACTGCTGTCAGCAAAAGgtttatattaaaattttcctttatgCCTTAGGAATATGCCATGAAAGGGGTTGTCTGCACTAGAGTTTATGAAAGAGTGTGAAGAAGTTCCCTCTCTGCACCGGACCAGAACTGGCTCTAAAACCTCGGCTTGGTTCAGTGACCAAAGCCTCATGCACTGTGcttcttcattttatttccttttattggGAAAATGACTATGCCATAATTTGATATTTCAGAGCCATAGTGTAACTAATCCAAAATATTGTGGTGATCCAATAAAATCTTCTCAACACAGAAAATGGAGTTTGGCTCCACATGAATGATTTATGTTTATTTCTTGACTGGCACTATCTTTTCTGTTGACAGTGTCTGTACAAAAGGTCAGACTATCTCTGAGTAAAACGGTGAAACACAAGTAATCCATATCTGAGAGAGGGCTAACACTGATTCTTTGATAGGTGTAAAAAATATAATCTCCTGGGCTCAATATTCTTTTCCCACAAGATATTTTATTGCTGAATGGCTCCTAGAGGGAAAATTATCTTTACCACCAGAATTTTTGACTTTCAGTATGATATGTCATTGTAGCCTTATAGTCTTAGCACATCATTGTTTCATACTAATCTCAAAAAGCTTATATTTCTTATAGTGCCAGGATTTATTTGGAAGAAAACAGAtactggaggggaaaaaaattagaatatgTTCCATATTTGTCTGCTAAACAGGCAGATAAACCCATGAAACAAAGTGTGGAGCAGGTGTGAATGAACTCCAGAAGCCTTAAGGCTAGAGGGCTTCACTTTAAAAGTGCTCAGCAATCAAGCCTACTTCCAGCACAGTATTTTTAAGTGTATGCTTAATAAGCTCACAGAGGAGTTGCATTGGGTAGAGTTTGCTGTCAAGCCTAACTGAGTAGCTAAAGTGTTCCTTCCTTCCACTGCACTTACTCTGCTTTTATCTAAggtaaaaaacagaaaaagcaaaccTAAACTTCTAGAAATCTATTTAacaaagaaaacactgcagCAGGTTATTAATATTTGCCTCCATTGGCCAGTGGTCAGTACCACTGCCACATTCACACGAAACACATTTCATCATGTCATTGCCTCGTGCCATCACACAGAGCTCCTGCCTCCTCTGTGGGGTTAAAACAGCTGTGAGAGGCTCATGCGTTTATTTTGGCACATGTGTTTATTTAGGAGCCAACAGAGCTGATATGAACCTTTGCCTACTGGTTTTACAGGCAAGAACACAAGTTCTCAAGGTTAAGACAGATCCTGAACATCAGAATCTAAACTGGTTTAGCCAAGCAGAGAATGAAGAGATGAATATCATATGCAAATTAAAGATATAAAGGTCACCTTTCTTCTCTACCCACCACTGGAAAAGCTGGAatctgggctcagctctggatAGATTTTTATGCAGATGCAGTATAactgcaggcagctgccagAAGGCACACTTGAATCCTAGAAAATATGAGCCGTGAGAGAAAGCTGTGGGATTTATGGACAGCAgttttcagttttcaaaatttATCCTGGTCTCTAACCTAGATGAAGGGACAAATGCCCCATCTTTAACCTTACCATTAAAACTCACCTCTATGACTGTGACTCCAAATCCTCAGTGATTGTTACAAAAAATAGAGGCAGAACAATTCCTTGTGTGTCATCTTTTGCAAACAGAATGTAATCACATATCCTGAGTGAAGATATTCTACGAGGCTTCCATAAGAACAGCCATACAGTGTGAACTCTCATTATACGTGACCCTCCAGATTATTCTTCTAGTGTCTTAACAGAGAGCCAGAGACATTTCTTACAGCTCCAAATATGCCTTGAAATGGACTTGTGAATCTGAATTTTTGCTCTGCAAATTCTTCATTACCTTCCCTTGCAGTATAACACAGTCCCAGTGAAGCTGCTGGAGCCACTCACCCCAGACTGGCTCCTGGAAGCTGGAACTTGTCCAGAGACTTTTAAGCAGAGCTCACCTCCCACCCCTAAGCCACAGGCAAGGGAGAAGACACTGCTGCAAACAAGCTCTGTATTTCCTTGGCTTTTCCTGATGCAACCTGTAAATTCTTAAGTTAAATGAAAAATCTCCTCTTCAATAGAATATTggttttcagttttttatttccttaggcaaaggaaataaataaacatttactTCAGTACAAACTACAGTTTCCGGATCTGGAAACACtaacagaatgaaaacaaagGGCTGCTCACctacttttcatttatttatttactgtcGTCTCCAATTCTGTGACATAACCCATCTCTCCCTTCCtcttctaaagaaaattttagttacatttatttttacagaGATTTGGAATTAAAATAATGATATCTTTGGGGTTTTACGTTCCTAACTAAATACAGATATGCTGTTTAGGAGCCTAGTATTTGGCACTTTCACTCTATACAAAGGTCAGGTAAAAATGTCATGAGAACTGGAGACTTTCCAAAGCAGGATAAGTGCAGCAACACTGATAGTGTCGAAGGCAAAAACAATAGGGTAGGTGGTACAAATCAGCATAGAAACGGAGCACTTTTGTCTACTGCTGTCTGTAAAGCAGTCCTTGGGGTCTACAGGAGAATTTAAGAGGAATGCAAATTTTTTTAGTCTCAGGGTGTTCTTCATGTCTTACTGTAAATtagcttttcttctttattaaactttttatACAGGCCAGATACTTCTGGAGTAAACATCTAGGCTGAAGTACAATGTCTGTGTCTTGAACTGTACTTTCACACTGACGAACAACCCATTTGCTATTTTCATAGCTTGTGTAAGGACTTACCCTAGAAACATTGGCAGTCTGATGCTGTATATAAATAGCATTATTTAGAGCAATCAGCTTGATCTACCACCCACCCCAGGCAATTAAGTCCTGGCTGAGTTTATAGTGCCACACTCAGATTCCTCTCCCATCAGTCACTCTTTCTGTAAGTTTGTTAAAGCTCTGTCATGCCTCTGTTTTGGCTGCATCTCCTGAGATGGTGGAAATTGCCTGTATGGTGTATTCATCCTCCAGCGGCTGCAGGTCTGGCAGCattccctgcctctgccctctCTGACATctgctggggaaggagaaaCAAGCTGTCATGGCAAGAGCTCCTCTCAGCCCCTGTGCTCCCATGGGGAGCACTGAAGTCAAATGAAAGCTGCATCTGGACTCCATGTACCAAAGCTGTTTCCTTGAACTGGGCAAAATTTGGCAATTTGTGATAGAAAACATCTCCTGGTGATGTATAGCTAAACCCAGAATACTGGACCCTGCATCCCAGTCTTTTCCACATGGAATAGAGCAGAGAATATAGGCTTTCCTACAGCTTTGAACTTCCTTTGTCCATCTCCTTGAAGTTCATTTTGGAAGCAACTGTGTTCCTGTGAAGTGAATTCACACACATTCAGGTGCTCAACAGATCTGCCATTGTTTTACACAGAAACCTTGTCACCTGCTGGGACAGTTTGACTGGGCAGTGTGTGTGGCTGGGCAGCTCTAGAAATAGCAaagatttggggagggggattgggcTGTGTAAATTAAACAATTGTGCTTCATAAGAAGTCCTCACATCTTACCACATTTTTTCCAAGAAGCAATGTGTTATGCCAATAAACACTGTGCTGTTTATGAATTGCTCAATGTGCCTTTTAAGACAATGCTACCTTgcctaatttttattttggattaaAGATGTTCTGTTGCTTTCAGGAATACAAAGGAGTGAAAGGTTAGCACTGAAGGGATAATCAGTCAGAAACAAATAGGCTGATAGCATGAAAAAAATTGCCTtcagaaatcctggaatttaGATGTAATCAAGGTCTTTGTTAGGGAGGCAATTAGAGCATATCCTCACCATTTCAATGAAAAATGTTGTGGTTGGCTATTGGCCATCTGCTGCAGATGAGAAACacaagaaaatgttatttggaCTAAAGGGCACAACAACATTGTGAATAATACTGTGCCTAAGATGCCACAGAGAGGGAAAGCTGTGTTAGACAGCATCCTTACAgtattttcaaaggaaatgtttcattttttacttttcaagAAGCAAATCAATATTTAAACATACTTTCTTCAGATGttacaaaaaatttaaaactaaaattagAAGAAATGCAATCATTCAAGGAATAGGAAGGGTGGGGTGAATGGATTACAGCTGGATTTGTTTCCAGTTTCTCAGTgaagaattaataaaatattttaaattttttttatatttgctaTAATGTGATCACCAGTATCAATCATACTATTTGTGAGAAGAtgagggaggaagaaaatattttctatttaattcaaattaaacACACTCCTTGTCACACTCCCTTGTGGATAAAACTTCATACAAGAGGCACCTGTGTCAGCAGTGAGGTCAAAACACTGTGAGGATCCATCTTTCAAGCTCATAGACATGGTGTCACAGCTAAAGCTGCATCAGGACACACTTACAGTGGAACTTTGGCACTGTCTGCTTCAGATTTGCCTGCTTCAAATTTGCCTGCTTCAAATTTGACAAAACTTAGGGTTGCTTTGGAAATCTGTAAACATAATTAAGGGAAAGGGGAGATATGTAATGTGTCTAGCTACTGTACAATACTTTGCCAAAACCAGTCTCATTCATCTCAGATCCTAATACGAATTTCCCAAGCTAAAAAATCTTTAAGTTTTCTTGGAAGCTCTTCACATTTGATATGAAATCTGCAAGACAGTGAAGGTAAGGCACTCAGTTTTCTTGTATAAACTTCTAGCTGAGGTTTGCGGATTTCTAAGACGTTGTACCACCTTCTTGTGTCTTGTACCATATTGTGTTAAGAGTTTTATAGCCTACTGACTCCTATAGCTCTGTAGAGGTAAGTAATTCCTTTAGGTTTGTAAAAAGGTTTGTAATTCCTTTACAAACCTCTTCTCCATATGAacagtggaaaaagaaaagactaCAAAACCATTTTAGACTGTAAAATACAACATTCAAGGCCCCTAATTACTTGGTCAACACAAATGTTCACTTAACAAGAGATAGAGCAGTTAGATTATAAAGGGTTAGGTGCATAAATGTCTGTGCTTTCCAGATAGGAACTGACCCCTCTGGCCAGGAGCACAGGAACCAAGATTAAGACTTTCCCTggtgtttcctttttctggggattttggTGTAATCAAGAAGCATTATTACAGTTTATCCTGGCTCTTTCTCCAGTTGGGCAGAGAGCATGTTGTGAAATACAAAGGCAATCACTATGGTCTAAGTTAATGACTTCAGAAAAGTAGTGTCAAGgaagaagatatttttaaagcatggGGGCCAGTTTGGATAAGACATTTCAAGCCTATCTCATTTTCCTCTCACAGGGTCACAAGCCTTGTGGATGGAAGAACAGAAGTAGTCACCTCTGTTGACTTGGGAAATGTTATGACAGTATGACCAAAGACATCGGCCTACAAGAAGGCCTACAAGAAAattggagagggactttttgcaggggcatgtagtgacaggacaaggggacgTGGCCTTAAAATAAAAGAGGACATAAGCAAGATTGAACATAAgcaagaaattctttactgcgAGGGTGGTGAGGTACTGGAAtgggttgcccagagaagttgtggatgccccatctctggaaatgttcaaggccagattggatggggtTTTGggtaacctggtctagtgaaaggtgtccatgcccatggcaggggggttggaactcGATGATCTGCAGGGTCtcttcaaaaccaaaccattATATGATTCTGTGTCTATAAATATGCTATAAATTAGACCAGATAAAGCTGCTGCTACAGAGAGGGTACAAAGTGATGCAAAAAACATACTTCACCAGCCAATGGTTCAGAGTGGAAGGATGTATCTCATGGATTTTTGCTGGTCCGGTCCTGTTCAACCTTCTCAGTAATAAGGATGTTACTATTTGTGGAGCGCACCAGAGCTGAGAGAAAATGCAAGCATACCAGAGGGCAGGGACCAATTCAAATGATCTCAACAAACCCAGGTAAAAGTTTGAAAAGCCAGAGGGAcatttaaaaggggaaaaatacatGAGGCAATATAAGCAAAAGCACAAATACCAGATGGAGAACAAGCAAGAACTAGAGCAAACACTGTGACTTTACAGCAGATCACAGACTGAAAGTGAGTGGTGAATGTGGCCTTACCAAAAAACGCAAACATCTTATCAGGATGCACAATCCAGAGGATAGCCAGCAAGCTGCAGACATCCACACGCTCTGCTTGTCACTACTAAAGCTCCTGGGATCATTCTCAGTTCTTGGCAATGACATGCAAAATGAATGGATCAATGCAGACAGTTGAGAGAAAAGCAATGAGGCCCAAAAAACATTGCATAAATGGAAACATGAAATTACTAGGAAGAAGGGATTCAGGGAAGTGAGACTGGTCAAGGAGAGAGAAGGCTTGTATTGACACACCAAATTTCTTGAATAGGTAAGATGTGCAATAAATgtagatacacacacacacatagaaCTACTTATTCATACACATGGTTTAGTCACACCCAGGGATACAGGACCAAACTCCTTTTCTCCACCCCTGAAACTGTCATGGAGTCAATGCAGCAGAGGCTAAGTCACCTCTGCAGCACCTTCATTTAGTGCACCTCTCCTTGGCTTCACAAGTACAGGTTCCCACAGGGCAAGAGATCAGTATATGAAGAAGAGGCAATTTGAACAAGAACTACAGCAGAAGAGTAGAATACTCAAAGCACAAACAACACTCCTGATTTTCTTCTACTACTTATGTTTTCTATCTGATTTCGCATAAAAAATGGGAGATTGAGGTTGCTTTTACCTGAAACATATTGGCACCAAGTTACTCCTTTGTCCAAGGTATACAAGCAGCTGGAAGTTAGATAGtttgagaggaaagaaaaaaaagaagacagagagagaggaaaaaatacgAAATTacctaaaaaatattaaatctcTCATTGTTTCAGAGTTGATAAAGTGCTCACAAAGCAGAAGACACTGTAtctcctgaaaaaaatatacttGTCACC comes from Lonchura striata isolate bLonStr1 chromosome 1, bLonStr1.mat, whole genome shotgun sequence and encodes:
- the LOC110481779 gene encoding myelin P2 protein-like isoform X1 produces the protein MCNRFVGTWKLISSENFDDYMKELGVGLAARKLGGLARPDIIISMKGDIVTIRTESTFKNTSISFKLGQQFDETTADDRKVKSVVTLEKGSLVQVQKWNGKETTIKRRLVDGKMVVEYAMKGVVCTRVYERV
- the LOC110481779 gene encoding myelin P2 protein-like isoform X2, yielding MLITSVGLAARKLGGLARPDIIISMKGDIVTIRTESTFKNTSISFKLGQQFDETTADDRKVKSVVTLEKGSLVQVQKWNGKETTIKRRLVDGKMVVEYAMKGVVCTRVYERV